One region of Epilithonimonas zeae genomic DNA includes:
- the egtD gene encoding L-histidine N(alpha)-methyltransferase, producing MIVKLQKELKCKSKHSDSFRSEVLEGLSSNPKRLASKYFYDETGDRLFQQIMAMPEYYLTNCELDIFQNKTDELIKAISNINESFDLIELGAGDAMKSSFLLKDLVAKSTDFTYMPIDISGNILSVLQENMNRTIPELKIIPLEGQYFDMLDEATYISKRKKVVLFLGGNIGNMDIDEARRFCSEVRRKLNPGDLFLIGFDFKKNPHTILAAYNDSAGITASFNLNLLTRINRELHADFDVEQFQHYQTYDPISGACKSFLVSLCDQKVKINNHSIYFKANELIDMEISQKFSEQDVKDLAKDSGFHILTEINDSKNWFVDSIWMV from the coding sequence ATGATTGTAAAGTTACAAAAGGAACTTAAGTGTAAAAGTAAGCATTCTGATAGCTTTCGTTCGGAGGTTCTGGAAGGTCTGTCTAGTAATCCCAAAAGATTAGCTTCAAAATATTTTTACGATGAAACTGGTGACCGTCTATTTCAACAAATTATGGCAATGCCGGAGTATTACCTCACCAATTGCGAATTAGATATTTTTCAGAATAAAACTGACGAACTTATCAAAGCCATATCCAATATTAATGAATCTTTTGACCTGATTGAATTAGGGGCTGGGGATGCAATGAAATCATCTTTTCTTCTTAAAGATCTTGTGGCAAAATCAACAGATTTTACGTACATGCCTATCGATATTTCAGGAAATATTCTAAGTGTATTGCAGGAAAATATGAATCGAACAATTCCCGAACTAAAAATTATTCCTTTAGAGGGTCAATATTTTGATATGTTGGACGAAGCAACTTATATTTCAAAAAGAAAAAAGGTTGTATTATTTTTAGGAGGAAATATCGGTAATATGGATATTGACGAAGCCCGTCGTTTTTGTAGTGAAGTAAGAAGAAAGCTCAATCCCGGCGATTTGTTTTTGATAGGTTTTGATTTTAAAAAAAATCCCCATACGATTCTTGCAGCATATAATGATTCTGCAGGAATTACGGCGTCATTCAACCTTAATCTCCTCACAAGAATCAATCGTGAACTCCATGCCGATTTTGACGTGGAACAGTTTCAGCATTATCAGACTTATGACCCCATTTCAGGAGCTTGCAAAAGTTTTCTCGTAAGTCTTTGTGACCAAAAAGTCAAGATTAACAATCATTCAATTTATTTTAAAGCAAATGAATTGATCGATATGGAAATCTCACAGAAATTTTCAGAACAGGATGTTAAAGATTTGGCAAAAGATTCAGGATTTCACATTCTTACAGAAATTAATGATTCTAAAAACTGGTTCGTAGATTCTATTTGGATGGTGTAA
- a CDS encoding sensor histidine kinase, translated as MKIATRTALIYALLTAGILFVFAYVLYFVSEKNREDEFNDRLGYKIIWRSEFIFDAKIDNLKIKELHERNKKMLNEADISVYNSKKELIFTDINPSSKNHYYLNQLIKSKENQITWHRKERQYMAFKYRFGDNEFYIIGSAIDVTGIAHIKEFKKDVIVIYFISIAVIFIIGFLFSYYTLKPLKDIILQIRDISEHNLHKRLVVPKAKDEIYELTETFNSTFNRLEKSFNNHKQFVTTISHEFRTPLSILITELELAKELNTTLEDYKNSVDNALQDAQQASELSSALLDFARASYDVSQISFVNLRLDEVLAEAKIALLQKNPDYRVGINYVNGLADNQENSYDFWGNPYLLQIAFLNLMENACKYSSNQYCLVEIEVVNGNLKINFIDQGIGISVEDQSKVFDLFYRGDNKNYQKGNGIGLSIVSRIIEVHQGEISLKSVRSEGTVFIVDFKSYKKFQV; from the coding sequence ATGAAAATAGCCACAAGAACAGCGCTCATTTACGCTTTACTGACTGCTGGAATACTTTTCGTTTTTGCATATGTGCTTTATTTTGTTTCCGAGAAAAATAGGGAAGATGAGTTTAACGATCGATTGGGTTACAAGATTATTTGGAGATCAGAATTTATCTTCGATGCTAAAATTGATAATTTAAAAATTAAGGAGCTTCACGAACGCAACAAAAAAATGCTAAATGAAGCTGATATCAGTGTTTACAACAGCAAAAAAGAACTAATTTTTACTGATATCAATCCTTCTTCTAAAAACCACTATTATCTAAATCAACTGATAAAATCAAAAGAAAATCAAATCACCTGGCATAGAAAGGAACGTCAATATATGGCTTTTAAATATAGGTTTGGTGATAATGAGTTTTACATTATCGGCAGCGCAATAGATGTTACAGGAATCGCACATATTAAGGAATTTAAAAAAGATGTTATTGTCATTTATTTTATCTCTATCGCCGTTATTTTCATTATTGGTTTTTTGTTTTCTTATTATACTTTAAAACCTTTGAAAGATATCATTCTTCAGATAAGAGATATTTCTGAACATAACCTCCACAAAAGATTGGTTGTACCAAAGGCTAAAGATGAAATCTATGAATTGACGGAAACATTTAATTCGACCTTCAACCGTTTAGAAAAATCTTTCAATAACCACAAGCAATTTGTAACGACTATTTCCCATGAATTCCGAACACCACTTTCAATACTTATAACAGAACTGGAATTAGCTAAGGAATTAAATACAACCTTAGAAGATTATAAAAACTCAGTTGATAATGCTTTGCAGGATGCGCAACAGGCTTCGGAGCTTTCATCCGCTCTGTTAGATTTTGCAAGAGCCAGTTATGATGTATCACAAATAAGTTTTGTAAATCTACGGCTGGATGAGGTTTTAGCAGAGGCTAAAATTGCGTTACTACAGAAAAATCCGGATTACAGGGTGGGGATTAATTATGTCAATGGATTGGCTGATAATCAAGAAAACAGTTATGATTTTTGGGGAAATCCATACCTGTTACAAATTGCATTTCTAAATTTAATGGAAAATGCCTGCAAATATTCTTCAAATCAATATTGTCTGGTAGAAATTGAAGTGGTAAACGGAAATTTAAAAATTAATTTTATAGATCAGGGCATTGGAATCTCAGTGGAAGATCAGTCAAAAGTCTTTGATTTGTTTTACAGAGGCGATAATAAAAATTATCAAAAAGGAAATGGCATTGGATTATCCATCGTATCCCGAATTATTGAAGTACATCAAGGAGAAATATCATTAAAGTCCGTCCGTTCAGAAGGAACGGTTTTTATTGTCGATTTTAAATCTTACAAAAAATTCCAAGTCTAG
- a CDS encoding response regulator transcription factor yields MKVLIIEDNVRVSALLKRGLESQGYQIYISEDAEDALVMIDRIEFDLVITDIMLPKMNGIELSRLIKKKNQELPIIMLTALGAIDEKIEGFDAGADDYMVKPFEIRELYARIKAILVRKSSSQLKNEDSNYIEYHNLLIDKNTNRVFRNRKEINLTPKEFKLLVFLMSNAERILTRDEIGENVWGNHFDTGTNYIDVYIAYLRKKIDKDFDDKLIHTKPAMGFIFTNQLK; encoded by the coding sequence ATGAAGGTTTTAATTATAGAAGATAATGTCCGTGTATCTGCACTTTTGAAAAGAGGTCTGGAAAGTCAGGGTTATCAGATTTACATTTCGGAAGATGCAGAAGATGCATTAGTGATGATAGATAGAATTGAGTTTGACCTCGTAATAACAGATATTATGCTTCCCAAAATGAACGGAATCGAATTGAGTAGATTGATCAAGAAAAAAAATCAAGAACTCCCTATAATTATGTTAACAGCTTTGGGAGCTATTGATGAAAAGATTGAAGGTTTTGATGCAGGGGCAGATGATTATATGGTGAAGCCATTTGAAATCAGAGAACTTTATGCTAGAATAAAAGCTATACTTGTAAGAAAGTCTTCCTCACAATTGAAAAATGAAGATTCTAATTATATCGAATATCACAATCTTCTAATTGATAAAAATACCAATCGCGTTTTTAGAAACCGGAAGGAGATCAATCTCACACCGAAGGAATTCAAGCTTTTGGTTTTTCTGATGAGTAATGCGGAACGTATTTTAACTCGAGATGAAATCGGTGAAAATGTGTGGGGAAATCATTTTGATACAGGAACTAATTACATTGATGTCTATATTGCTTATCTCAGAAAAAAAATTGATAAAGATTTTGACGATAAACTAATTCATACAAAACCGGCGATGGGATTTATTTTCACAAATCAATTAAAATGA
- a CDS encoding Dabb family protein, with product MERRKFLFRSLQASVLMLISGSMLASVLPNTNTIKPKKVYTHNLFFWLRKDLSAAEVKDFENFFEGLKKLPYQKNLRYGKPAGSSPRAVLDSSYTYNGSMEFESLEELEAYGKLPDHLALVKKYKPMFEKMLVYDTVYN from the coding sequence ATGGAAAGAAGAAAATTCTTATTCAGATCGTTACAAGCTTCTGTCCTTATGTTAATTTCTGGAAGTATGCTCGCATCAGTTTTACCTAATACCAATACCATAAAACCTAAAAAAGTGTACACACATAATTTATTCTTTTGGCTTAGAAAAGACCTTTCCGCAGCGGAAGTGAAGGACTTTGAAAACTTTTTTGAAGGCCTTAAAAAATTACCTTATCAGAAAAATTTACGTTACGGGAAACCAGCAGGCTCAAGTCCGAGAGCTGTCTTAGACAGTAGTTATACTTATAATGGTTCAATGGAATTTGAAAGTCTGGAAGAGCTTGAAGCTTATGGAAAACTTCCTGATCACCTTGCCCTAGTTAAAAAATACAAACCAATGTTTGAGAAAATGCTGGTTTATGATACCGTCTATAATTAA
- a CDS encoding collagen-like protein: MKKLYFLAASLAAVMAFSQVQDAMSYQAIIRNSNNELVKSQNVGMRFSILKGSATGPVVYSEIQSQPTNGNGLVTVKIGSGNLLSGSFSSIDWGSDTYFIKIETDPTGSSNYTITGTSQLLSVPYALYAKNSGSSIPGPKGDTGATGAAGPQGIQGLPGVTGATGAQGLAGATGATGLQGPQGETGAQGVTGPQGIQGIQGVTGATGSKGETGAQGITGPQGIPGATGAAGSKGETGAQGIAGPQGIQGIPGVTGATGSKGETGAQGIAGPQGIQGIPGVTGATGSKGETGAQGLTGPQGIQGIQGVQGAAGPQGVPGIIGATGSKGDTGATGPQGPQGIQGIPGPQGSVGNTGPVGPTGAAGAGAINGSAGGQIYLTNATAPYSAGNPVTMTGNVTIDATGATTISSNVVSNAMVMANAITTSKVANGTVTTSKMADGAITTLKMAMDSNVPANSVLMSATATGQYPSSAWQAGVAWTPITVNKITTTSGTPSASTFLRGDGTWASPGSGGGSGLSMITTTTTQTLPSAAPIQYAVALTGANVGDTVVINPLTTINAGQYLPVFYGTVTAADSVRIYVYDVGDFGNKSFTFKVSVIR; this comes from the coding sequence ATGAAAAAGCTCTACTTTTTAGCGGCTTCACTGGCTGCTGTCATGGCATTTTCTCAAGTTCAGGATGCGATGAGTTATCAGGCTATCATCAGAAATTCAAACAACGAACTGGTTAAGAGCCAGAATGTCGGGATGCGGTTTTCAATCTTAAAAGGTTCAGCAACAGGACCTGTCGTTTACTCAGAAATTCAGTCTCAACCCACTAATGGTAATGGTCTCGTTACAGTTAAAATTGGATCCGGTAATTTACTTAGTGGTTCGTTTTCAAGTATTGACTGGGGTTCTGATACCTATTTTATTAAGATTGAGACAGATCCTACGGGTTCTAGTAACTACACAATAACCGGAACCTCTCAGCTTTTGAGCGTTCCCTATGCTTTATATGCTAAAAATTCAGGGAGTTCAATCCCTGGTCCCAAAGGAGATACAGGTGCTACTGGCGCAGCTGGTCCTCAGGGTATTCAGGGACTGCCGGGGGTAACCGGAGCAACAGGTGCACAAGGTCTTGCGGGTGCAACAGGAGCAACAGGCTTACAAGGTCCACAAGGAGAAACTGGTGCTCAAGGAGTAACCGGTCCTCAAGGAATTCAGGGTATTCAAGGTGTTACTGGTGCTACAGGATCAAAAGGAGAAACTGGTGCTCAAGGTATAACAGGCCCTCAGGGGATTCCAGGTGCTACCGGCGCTGCAGGATCAAAAGGTGAAACTGGTGCTCAAGGTATAGCGGGTCCTCAGGGAATCCAGGGAATTCCAGGCGTTACCGGCGCTACAGGATCAAAAGGAGAAACTGGTGCTCAAGGTATAGCAGGTCCTCAGGGAATCCAGGGAATTCCAGGCGTTACCGGCGCTACAGGATCAAAAGGAGAAACTGGTGCTCAAGGATTAACCGGTCCTCAAGGAATTCAGGGAATTCAGGGTGTACAAGGTGCTGCAGGTCCTCAAGGAGTTCCGGGAATTATCGGTGCCACAGGTTCAAAAGGAGACACGGGCGCGACTGGTCCTCAGGGTCCTCAAGGAATTCAGGGAATCCCAGGTCCTCAGGGATCAGTAGGAAACACAGGTCCTGTTGGTCCTACAGGAGCTGCTGGAGCAGGAGCTATTAATGGATCTGCAGGCGGACAAATCTATCTGACGAATGCTACTGCACCATATTCTGCAGGAAATCCAGTAACTATGACAGGCAATGTTACAATAGATGCAACCGGTGCAACCACCATATCATCGAATGTTGTCAGCAACGCTATGGTAATGGCTAACGCAATAACCACTTCTAAAGTGGCCAATGGTACAGTAACGACCAGTAAGATGGCAGATGGTGCCATTACAACATTGAAAATGGCTATGGATTCAAATGTTCCTGCGAATTCTGTGCTTATGAGTGCTACAGCAACAGGACAGTATCCAAGCAGTGCATGGCAGGCCGGAGTGGCATGGACTCCCATAACAGTTAATAAAATAACAACTACATCAGGTACGCCAAGTGCAAGCACTTTCCTAAGGGGAGACGGTACGTGGGCCTCTCCGGGAAGTGGAGGTGGAAGCGGCTTGTCTATGATTACAACCACGACAACCCAAACTTTGCCTTCAGCTGCACCTATTCAGTATGCTGTTGCTCTAACTGGCGCCAATGTAGGAGATACTGTTGTTATCAATCCTCTGACGACTATTAATGCAGGACAATATCTTCCTGTATTTTACGGTACTGTAACTGCTGCTGACAGCGTCCGTATTTACGTGTATGATGTTGGTGATTTTGGTAATAAATCATTCACATTTAAAGTTTCGGTCATACGATAA
- a CDS encoding CPBP family intramembrane glutamic endopeptidase, whose amino-acid sequence MLVTSYILIAVLNPFFEEFYWRGLLTDITPHWNATASTLYSNLLFTFNYVVLQASFRQSTTWEMILFIFITSIIWCITYQKTNSLRWVILSHFVWNLFTIGSFVI is encoded by the coding sequence ATGTTAGTTACATCCTATATTTTAATTGCAGTACTCAATCCCTTTTTTGAGGAGTTTTACTGGCGCGGGCTTCTGACCGATATAACACCGCATTGGAATGCGACTGCCTCTACTTTATATTCAAACCTCCTGTTTACTTTTAATTATGTTGTTTTGCAGGCAAGTTTTAGACAATCTACTACGTGGGAAATGATATTATTTATCTTCATTACAAGCATAATATGGTGCATAACCTATCAAAAAACCAACAGCTTGAGATGGGTCATCCTGTCCCACTTTGTGTGGAATCTATTCACTATTGGTTCTTTTGTTATTTAG
- a CDS encoding ABC transporter ATP-binding protein, with amino-acid sequence MITVESVSKLFEGIPAVDDISFQANDKEILVMLGTSGCGKTTTLKMLNRLIDADAGIIHINGKNIREQKVEDLRMGMGFVMQHSGLFPHYTIQKNIAVVPDLLKWDKKKTATRTEELLHKLHLTLDILDKFPNELSGGQQQRVGIARALIANPPILLMDEPFGALDNITKADIHEEFKSLEELKNKTIVLVTHDVQEAFELGHRICLMNQGKIIQTGTPKEMLYQAKNDFVTNFFSENRLLLEYKTTLYSDLKSLTNFNNDTNFQFSDDTDVWTILQKLSSDHSLNEDYETLVRAFNQYRKLQML; translated from the coding sequence ATGATTACAGTAGAATCGGTTTCTAAATTATTTGAAGGAATACCCGCAGTCGATGATATTTCTTTTCAGGCTAATGACAAGGAGATATTGGTGATGTTAGGAACGAGCGGCTGTGGGAAAACCACCACGCTGAAGATGCTTAACCGCCTTATCGATGCTGATGCCGGAATCATTCACATCAATGGAAAAAATATCCGTGAGCAGAAAGTGGAAGACTTACGAATGGGTATGGGTTTTGTCATGCAACATTCCGGTCTGTTTCCCCATTATACCATTCAGAAAAATATTGCTGTAGTTCCTGATTTATTAAAATGGGATAAAAAAAAGACGGCAACCAGAACCGAAGAACTACTTCACAAACTACATCTAACACTAGATATTCTCGATAAATTTCCCAATGAGCTGAGTGGAGGCCAGCAACAAAGAGTGGGGATTGCCAGAGCTTTGATCGCCAATCCGCCAATTCTGCTGATGGATGAACCGTTTGGAGCATTGGATAATATCACAAAAGCCGATATTCATGAAGAGTTTAAATCGTTAGAAGAACTAAAAAATAAGACCATTGTTTTGGTCACCCACGATGTTCAGGAAGCTTTTGAACTGGGACACAGGATATGTCTGATGAACCAGGGAAAAATTATTCAGACAGGAACACCTAAAGAAATGCTGTACCAAGCTAAAAACGATTTCGTGACAAATTTCTTTTCAGAAAACCGGTTGCTTCTCGAGTATAAAACAACACTCTACAGCGATTTAAAATCTTTAACCAATTTCAATAATGACACAAACTTCCAGTTCTCAGATGATACAGATGTATGGACCATCCTGCAGAAGCTAAGTTCAGATCATTCTCTGAATGAAGATTACGAAACGCTTGTAAGAGCATTTAACCAGTACAGAAAACTCCAGATGCTATGA
- a CDS encoding ferritin-like domain-containing protein, producing the protein MNNDKTISILNDLLNITNDRIAGFAKVAGKAWENYNDLRPAYDDMVAEAWDMKEELIDLIQSKGGNPDDQTSISGAFHRAWIDIKDTFASDKAESTLENVVFGEKAAIDAFQNALNSGELCRESEAVIGKHLQQLSVSYNKFKVLEKIS; encoded by the coding sequence ATGAACAATGACAAAACAATTTCGATATTAAACGATTTGCTTAATATCACGAATGACAGAATCGCTGGATTTGCAAAAGTCGCCGGAAAGGCATGGGAAAACTACAACGATCTTCGACCTGCTTATGATGATATGGTGGCAGAAGCATGGGATATGAAAGAGGAATTAATCGACCTGATTCAAAGCAAAGGTGGAAATCCTGATGATCAAACCAGCATTTCCGGTGCATTCCACAGAGCCTGGATTGATATTAAGGATACATTCGCTTCTGATAAAGCTGAATCCACGCTTGAAAATGTAGTTTTTGGAGAGAAAGCGGCTATAGACGCCTTCCAGAATGCGCTCAATAGCGGTGAGCTTTGCCGCGAGAGCGAGGCAGTAATTGGTAAACATTTACAGCAGCTTAGTGTTTCCTATAATAAATTTAAAGTGCTTGAAAAAATAAGCTAA
- a CDS encoding DUF421 domain-containing protein: MKELLFENWEKLGQVALMTVISFVILFLFIRISGKRTLAKFNAFDFVVTVALGSTLAYMMLAMVPLAEGVMVLLLIIAMQYFFAKLASTSDKMEHLINSSPRLLFYKGAYLKENMRTEAITVDEIYAVVRQAGIEKLDEVLAVVIELNGEISVIKKSDIISGSSSLQDINIPGKH; this comes from the coding sequence ATGAAAGAACTGCTTTTTGAGAATTGGGAAAAACTCGGACAGGTGGCACTAATGACCGTTATTTCATTTGTTATTCTTTTCCTATTCATAAGAATATCGGGTAAGCGAACCCTGGCCAAATTTAATGCCTTTGACTTCGTGGTAACAGTGGCATTAGGTTCAACTTTAGCTTATATGATGCTGGCCATGGTTCCTTTAGCAGAAGGTGTGATGGTTTTACTGTTAATTATAGCGATGCAGTATTTCTTCGCTAAACTTGCTAGTACTTCAGACAAAATGGAACATTTAATTAATTCGTCACCACGTCTACTTTTCTATAAAGGAGCATACCTCAAAGAAAATATGAGAACTGAAGCAATTACTGTGGATGAAATTTATGCTGTCGTCCGTCAGGCAGGTATAGAAAAATTAGATGAAGTTTTAGCTGTAGTTATTGAACTTAATGGTGAGATCAGTGTGATTAAAAAATCAGATATCATAAGCGGTTCAAGTTCCTTGCAAGATATTAACATTCCTGGCAAGCATTAG
- the egtB gene encoding ergothioneine biosynthesis protein EgtB yields the protein MRTDQLLKKTMPVRNWAEKYTQIRNQSIEICRPLEIEDYVVQPIVDVSPPKWHLGHTTWFFETFILKPNFPGYEVFDSQYNFVFNSYYETVGARVIRTDRGNLSRPSVSDVYRYRDYVDEKMIEFLQGDYLTESLQSLLELGLNHEQQHQELLLTDIKYILGHNPLFPAYKNDLISPSIKINTSEFISFSEGVYEIGFQGEGFCFDNELGRHKVYLNDFEMASQLVTNREYLEFIEANGYQDFRYWHAEGWDWVKQNETKSPLYWHFIDGKWMNYTLNGLQEINLDEPLCHINFFEASAFASWKEMRLPTEAEWEVASDHFDWGKRWEWTNSAYLPYPGFKKEAGAVGEYNGKFMVNQTVLRGASVATPIGHSRNTYRNFFSTHLQWQFTGIRLAK from the coding sequence ATGAGAACAGATCAACTACTAAAGAAAACAATGCCCGTAAGAAACTGGGCAGAAAAATATACACAAATCCGAAACCAGTCCATTGAAATCTGCAGACCTCTTGAAATAGAAGACTATGTTGTTCAGCCTATTGTTGATGTGAGTCCGCCCAAGTGGCATTTGGGTCATACAACCTGGTTTTTTGAAACCTTTATCCTGAAACCTAATTTTCCGGGTTATGAGGTTTTTGATTCGCAATATAATTTCGTTTTCAACAGCTATTATGAAACGGTAGGCGCACGCGTTATCCGTACAGACCGAGGTAATCTCAGCCGCCCATCCGTTTCAGATGTTTATCGGTACCGTGATTATGTTGATGAAAAAATGATCGAATTCCTACAAGGCGATTATTTAACAGAATCTTTGCAGTCATTATTGGAATTAGGGCTAAACCACGAACAGCAGCACCAGGAATTATTACTTACAGATATTAAATATATTTTAGGCCACAATCCCTTATTCCCTGCTTATAAGAACGACCTAATCTCTCCAAGTATAAAAATTAATACAAGTGAATTCATTAGTTTTTCAGAAGGTGTCTATGAAATTGGCTTCCAGGGAGAAGGTTTTTGTTTTGATAACGAACTGGGAAGGCATAAAGTTTATCTTAATGATTTTGAAATGGCCAGCCAGCTGGTTACCAACCGGGAGTATTTGGAATTTATCGAAGCAAATGGCTATCAAGATTTCCGTTACTGGCATGCTGAAGGTTGGGATTGGGTCAAACAGAATGAAACAAAATCCCCATTATATTGGCATTTTATCGATGGGAAATGGATGAATTACACTTTAAACGGGTTGCAGGAAATTAATCTTGATGAGCCTCTTTGTCATATCAATTTCTTTGAAGCGTCTGCTTTCGCATCCTGGAAAGAAATGCGTCTGCCAACCGAAGCAGAATGGGAGGTGGCAAGTGACCATTTTGACTGGGGAAAACGCTGGGAATGGACAAATAGTGCCTATTTACCATATCCGGGATTTAAAAAAGAAGCTGGCGCAGTGGGCGAATACAATGGAAAATTTATGGTGAACCAAACTGTTTTGCGCGGTGCTTCTGTGGCGACACCGATTGGGCACAGCAGAAATACCTACCGTAATTTTTTTTCGACCCATTTACAGTGGCAATTTACAGGGATTCGTTTGGCTAAGTAG
- a CDS encoding type II CAAX prenyl endopeptidase Rce1 family protein → MIRLQNFFHFVTGRKTSPSTAGVRSKIVFTLWMIPVLFFVVLLSSMIQMICFRWGIVDPVRSLGIIPSYMKSMSSCQIMLEIAIVAPLFEECAFRGPLQNNVKWFMLGLVAFFYLIICRIAGLNFYEISASTSAIFIFALITMVIPKKYILTFINYLNTDFLRGILIWCSAFSFGFWHYYNFDFSQSDILSIVVTLLPFILNGFILSYVAVKNGLIWSVILHALNNIWPLILWL, encoded by the coding sequence ATGATAAGACTACAAAACTTTTTTCATTTTGTAACAGGCCGTAAAACATCTCCTTCAACTGCAGGTGTGCGGTCTAAAATAGTGTTTACATTATGGATGATTCCAGTCCTGTTTTTTGTAGTCTTGTTGTCTTCAATGATTCAAATGATATGTTTCCGCTGGGGGATTGTTGATCCTGTAAGATCTTTAGGTATAATACCTTCATATATGAAATCGATGTCATCATGTCAAATAATGTTGGAGATAGCTATTGTAGCTCCTCTATTTGAAGAATGTGCTTTTCGAGGACCCTTACAAAATAATGTAAAATGGTTTATGTTGGGTCTGGTTGCATTCTTTTATTTAATAATCTGCAGAATTGCTGGTTTAAACTTTTATGAAATAAGTGCTTCTACTTCCGCTATTTTCATATTTGCATTAATAACAATGGTCATTCCCAAAAAATATATCTTAACCTTTATAAATTACTTGAATACAGATTTTTTAAGAGGTATTCTTATTTGGTGTAGTGCCTTTTCTTTCGGATTTTGGCATTATTACAATTTTGATTTTAGCCAATCTGATATTTTAAGCATTGTTGTTACACTTCTGCCATTCATCTTAAATGGTTTTATACTTTCATATGTTGCTGTGAAAAATGGTTTAATATGGAGTGTTATTTTGCATGCACTGAATAACATTTGGCCATTAATTTTATGGTTGTAA
- a CDS encoding DUF4385 domain-containing protein, protein MNQNKPSYLNFKTKDYPWKPDVDYRKYPELYKVGKGEQGVLICEPYKSEIDPYWRFKTELIAKESSQKIYLLFLEYLKNNDFIGADMARKYLQMGFTRARRYFNYKGGQKYDTGNDYNQLKKGTGDPEKAKSAEIFYQKWIAAENNKQYAALKTAWKKTRG, encoded by the coding sequence ATGAATCAGAATAAACCCAGCTATTTAAATTTTAAAACGAAAGATTATCCTTGGAAGCCTGATGTTGACTACAGGAAGTATCCTGAATTGTATAAAGTGGGAAAAGGCGAACAGGGCGTTTTAATATGCGAACCCTACAAGTCTGAAATCGATCCTTACTGGCGTTTTAAAACCGAATTAATTGCAAAAGAGAGTTCACAAAAGATTTACTTATTATTTTTAGAGTACCTGAAAAATAATGATTTTATAGGTGCTGATATGGCGAGAAAATACCTACAGATGGGATTTACAAGAGCACGGCGCTATTTTAATTATAAAGGTGGGCAAAAATATGACACAGGAAATGATTACAACCAATTAAAAAAAGGAACTGGTGACCCCGAGAAAGCTAAATCTGCAGAAATATTCTACCAAAAATGGATAGCAGCAGAAAATAATAAGCAGTACGCAGCTCTGAAAACCGCATGGAAAAAAACAAGGGGATAA
- a CDS encoding T9SS type A sorting domain-containing protein: MKTTILTCVIFSLCFSYEISAQESLTTAGITASNISGSVSSTIGQTFNDTAISSAGSAAPGVQQAYEITESLGIDITEITLNVSIYPNPTTDYLNLTVGLSDYNKYRYELVDNSGKLLKAKSIGQSKTSIAMSSYPAAIYYLKVSKGGKAIKIFKVLKTDK, encoded by the coding sequence ATGAAAACTACAATTTTAACGTGCGTTATATTCAGTCTCTGTTTTTCATACGAAATTTCTGCGCAAGAATCTTTGACAACAGCCGGTATAACAGCATCAAATATCTCAGGAAGCGTCAGCTCTACAATCGGACAGACTTTTAATGATACTGCAATATCTTCAGCAGGAAGTGCTGCACCAGGTGTACAACAGGCCTACGAAATTACCGAGAGCCTTGGTATTGATATCACTGAAATAACCTTAAATGTAAGTATCTATCCAAATCCGACAACAGATTACCTCAATCTAACGGTTGGACTTTCAGACTACAATAAGTACCGTTATGAACTGGTTGACAACAGCGGAAAATTATTAAAAGCAAAGTCCATCGGCCAGTCGAAGACTTCTATAGCGATGTCATCTTATCCAGCTGCAATCTATTATTTAAAAGTATCTAAAGGCGGCAAAGCTATTAAGATATTTAAGGTTCTTAAAACAGATAAATAA